The Marinobacter bohaiensis genome segment GGTCATGCCAACGCCGATGCGGCTGACCGGAACGGAGCTGCAGCCCTGGAGCCGCCACGCTGACGCCGCCAAAACAGAATCGACGCAGATCACGTTGCAATTGTGACATTTCACCAATACTGCTAACCTTTTTCCGACAGGTCACACCGCTCGACGTCTGGCAGTCCGGCTTCGCTGGACGGGCGCCATCGACCTTTCGGATACCACACTATAACAACAAGTTGACGGCGGAAAGCCATGACAGAACAACGCCATTTTGATCGTTTTGCCGATTTCTACCCTTTCTATCTGGAAGAGCACAGCGATCCCACCTGTCGCCGCCTGCATTACCTGGGCAGCGTCCTGGTGATTGCCGTCCTGCTCTACGCCATCACCACCGGGCAATGGCTCTACCTGCTGCTGGTGCCGGTGCTGGGGTACGGGTTTGCCTGGGTCGGCCACTTCGTGTTCGAAAAGAATCGTCCGGCCACGTTCAAGCATCCGCTCTACAGCCTGATGGGTGATTGGGTAATGCTCAAGGACATGCTCACGGGCCGCATCCGGTTCTAGCGCCTTCAGTCGATCAGCGAACCAACCCGACGGGATACCCGATGATGAACGCTCCCCTGGCCAGCGGAAAATCACTGCTGCTTGAGGCACAGAGCAAGCCGGTCGCCATCCCCCCGATGCCGGATTACAACGGCCGGGTGCTGGCCTACACCGGTGCGGCCGCCATCATTTTCACCGGCCTGCTCACCGACCACTTTCCGGACTGGCTGATCTGGCTGGTGCCCGCCGCGCTGCTCTGGCCCCACACCGTCCACTTCCTGACCCATCAGACCCGACTGCGCCATTCCAACCGCATCCGTCAGAAAATGCTGCTGCTCGACTGCCTGCTGGGAGGCGCGTTCACCGGCGTGATCGGGCTGGTCGCGGTGCCGTCGCTGGCGGTGCTGATGATGCTGATGTTCAGCGCCATGCTGGTCGGTGGCCTGCGCCAGTGGTTCTTCGGAACCTTGCTGTTCGCCGGTGCCGCGGCCGTGGGCCTGACCTGCCGCGGCATGTCGGTATCGCTGCAGGCGCCGCTGGCGCTCAGCCTGGTCGCCCTGCTGGCGACCGCCCTGTACATCTGCATCACCGCCTATTACGCCCACCA includes the following:
- a CDS encoding Mpo1-like protein; its protein translation is MTEQRHFDRFADFYPFYLEEHSDPTCRRLHYLGSVLVIAVLLYAITTGQWLYLLLVPVLGYGFAWVGHFVFEKNRPATFKHPLYSLMGDWVMLKDMLTGRIRF